A genomic stretch from Syntrophales bacterium includes:
- a CDS encoding SymE family type I addiction module toxin codes for MSRKLKVNQMPGDVPKNIPCIRLQGRWLEKLGYRPGQAIVVREEEARLIIEKAKE; via the coding sequence ATGAGCCGAAAATTAAAAGTTAACCAGATGCCGGGGGATGTCCCGAAAAACATCCCCTGCATTCGCCTCCAGGGCCGCTGGTTGGAGAAACTGGGCTACCGGCCTGGACAGGCTATTGTGGTGCGGGAGGAAGAAGCCCGGCTGATTATTGAAAAGGCAAAAGAATAA
- a CDS encoding DUF4277 domain-containing protein, producing MFVYTSGPAGFIAALYDQLEFGKIIDELLPWDPAQCLLSPGARIKAMVINIFCGRRPLYRVNEFFTGMDTENLFG from the coding sequence ATGTTTGTTTACACTTCCGGCCCGGCCGGATTCATCGCGGCGCTATACGACCAACTGGAGTTTGGTAAAATTATCGATGAGTTGCTCCCGTGGGACCCGGCACAATGCTTGCTTTCTCCGGGTGCCAGGATAAAGGCCATGGTCATCAATATTTTCTGCGGGCGCAGGCCACTTTACCGGGTGAATGAATTTTTTACAGGCATGGATACGGAAAACCTTTTCGGTA